ACAGCTTCCAGAGCCTTTATCGATCTCGCCAAAAAGGTCCAGTTTGTTCTCAACAGTCTGGAGCCCAAGAACAGAAAGGCTCTCAGAGCTGCTAAATTCCGGCCTCTGTATCAAATTGCTGCGCTTCTCATATTTGCTTTGATAATGGCGGGCAACCCACCGGTAGCCAATGTGGAGGCGCCACGACCTATTGCTCCCCAGCAGTTGATAGAATCGGGGCAGGGGATTATTACCCACACTTTCAATGAAGGTGAATCGATTTATAAGCTTGCAAAATATGCGCTTTGCCGGTTCAGAGCCCTTGTTCCCAGTGGACGGGAAATTAACTCGTATATTAAAGAAACCGTCGATATTTACAATAAAACCCGAATGCCTGGAGAAAAGAAAATCAAGCGATACGATTGGATAGCACCGGGAATTTCCATGAATTTCTATCCCCCGGCAACAGTGGACAATCCCCGGCAAAAAGAGCTTCTGCCGGTCTATGAATTTTTTGTTTCCCTTGTAAAAGATGATTATCCCTACATAACCGGAGACTGGTGTGAACGGGGAAGCGGTGGTGGCCGTCCCCATTACGGTATTGATATTGCCGGGGCATTGGGTGCCGAAATTGTTGCCCCTGTGGGCGGTACCGTGTACTGGTATGGGAGTGCCGCGGCCGGAAGGACCCTCGGCATTGTCAACAATGGCACGGTGATATTCTTTTCCCACATGCACAAACGTTATTTCAAGTCGGGAGACAAGGTTGAAAAGGGCGATGCTATCGGAACTATCGGCATGACCGGCAGGACCAGCGGACCACATGTCCATATCGGCTATGGAATCCAGACCGTTGGCAGAGGCGGTGCCCGTTTCGGTAATCGCTATTATGAAGTGACCGATCCTAAACTCTTCTTCTATAAGCAGATGTTCACCGAAGGCCGTCAAAAAGCAGGATGAGTCGAGGATAAATCGACATCTAAAACGGTGTACTGTTTTTTCTCCGTATATATATCTGGTCGATTGCAGCCCGCTCTGAGAGAGAGAGCAGAAAGAGCACTGTGTGAGAGATGTCTTCGGGACTGAGCAAAAGTGAGCGGTCGAGCTCAGGACGGGCTTGTCCTGCAAGCTCGGTATCGACTCCTCCCGGTAGAATTGCCGAAACCCGGATTCCATGATTCTGCGCCTCGACGGCAAGTGTTTTGGTAAGCCCCATTATGCCGTGCTTACTCGCCGTATACGCCCCCTGGTTGGGATAACCTTTGATTCCAACAACACTTGCAATATTGATAATATAGCCGCTCGTTTGCTGGATCATGATTTTCATGGCCTGACGGCAACAAAGAAACGTGCCTCTGAGATTGGTTGAGATAACCCTGTCGAAATCTTCGGTCGATAGATCGGCAATTTCTCCAAAAAGTCCTATACCTGCGTTGTTGATCATAATGTCAAGCGATGCTGACTGTTCTTTTAAAGTTCGAAAGAGCGAAGTAATCTCTGGTTCTCTGGAAATATCCGTAGTCACAGTCCTTGCAGAGCCGCCTGAACGGGTGATTTCGGCGGCAAGGGCGTTGATTTGATGTTCAGAACGGGCACTGAGCACAACATGAGCGCCTTCACGGGCAAGGTGAAGAGCAATGTTTTTGCCAATACCTCTTCCGGCGCCGGTAATAAGTGCTGTTTTACCGCTGAGGTTTTTATCCATGAGCCGGACTATCGCATCTCTTCAGTTTTAGGGAGTTTAGCCTTTTTGTCAAAATCAACTCCTCGGGACCATTCGTTACTGTTCCATTCCCACTTGGGGTCTTTCAACTTATCCGGGCAGCATTCTTTAATGGCAAAGAGCAGCGTTGAATCAATTCTGGCTTCATAGAGGCTTTTTGTTAACTGGAGGTTTTCGATATTCAAACCCTTAACCTCCGTAAGATCCGTTTTGTTGAAATATGCACCGGTGATAACGGCGCCCGTGAGATCGGCACCGGTGAGATCGGCATCTTTCAGATATGCTCCCGACAAATCGGCGCCTTTCAGGTTTGCATTACGCAGATTTGCCCTCCGCAGGTCTGTGCTTACAAGTATTGCATCCGTAAAATTGGAGCCTTCAAGATTTGCATTGCTGAGATCCGACTCCTGAAGTTGTGCACCGGCATAGCTCACCTTCGAGGTATCGACAGGATCTTTGCTTTTGATCATAAGCTCAAGCAGTTTCTGTTCCGAAATGCAGGCGGTTTTTTTGCCGTTTATATAGCCATAGACCAGTTTGACACTTTCTGCATTATTTCCTGCATTATCCGTACATAAGAATATCTGTGGTTTTTCTTCGGAGTGTATGGAAAATGTTATCAGCAACACCAGAGAAACAACACTGCTGAGAAAGCATTTCAATAAACGCATGATTCTACCTCCTTTAGTTCGCCTTAAAACAAGAGTCTGCAAATGCCGACAGAAGCAAGTACGCCGATAGCATCCGCGGTAAGGGCTGTTGGAAGAGTATGGCGGGTTCGTTTGATGCCGACAGCGCCGAAATAGACCGCGAGAACATAAAAAGTAGTTTCAGTCGATCCCTGCATGGTCGAGACAAGGAGCGAAACGAAACTGTCTGGATTCTGATTTACAATTGAAGACATTATGCCAAAAGAGCCGCTTCCCGACAGCGGGCGCATCAGTGCTACGGAGAGCGCCTCGGCGGGCATGCCGATGAGCGAGGTTACCGGGTTGAGCACGGCAACCAGAAACTCAAAAGCTCCACTCGCACGGAACATCCCGATAGCGACGAGAATGGCCACTAAAAAGGGTATTATTCGTACAGCGGTATGAAAGCCATCCTTTGCTCCCTCTGTTGCTGCTTCATAAACGTGAACGCCTTTGAGATAGCCGTAAATAAGAAAAAATGCCATGAGCATGGGAAGAAGCCAGAATGAGTAGAGTTCTTTGGCAAAGACTGCCGGCGATTCGGTCGAAATGAAACGGTAGACAATCGCCCCCATAAAGGCAGCAATGGTGGCATAGATAATCAGTTTGCCTGCGATTCCGGGTGGATTCAGGGATGAGGGCGCTTTTGTATTTTCGGGACCATTTTCAGGTTCAGAAGGTACTTTCTTGCTTTCAACGACTGCAGTATTTTTTTTCCGTGCTCTCCATTCGAAGAATTTGGCGACAGCGATCGCAGTGAGAGTCGAGCCGAGGGTTGCAAGAAAAGTAGAGGGAATAATTGCCGATGGATTTGAAGCGCCGGCGGCCGAGCGTATCGCAATCACCCCGCCGGGGAAAATAGCGATATTCGATGTGTTTATCGCAAGGAAGAGGCACATGGCATTGGTGGCGGTTCCTTTTTCTTTGTTAAGAGAATCGAGTTCCTGCATTGCCTTGATTCCCAACGGGGTTGCTGCATTGCCCATTCCCAGCGCGTTTGCCGCAAAATTCATTATCATGGCCGACATGGCAGGGTGGTCTTCAGGCACGTGGGGGAACAGGCGAACCATCAAAGGACGGATTCCACGGGCAAGAGCACGGGTCAGTCCACCTTCTTCGGCAACTTTCATCAGACCAAGCCAAAGAGCCATAAATCCGATAAGACCGATCGCAAGATTTACCGCCGATTTTGCACTCTCCATGAATGCATTAACCGTCGCTTCCATTTTTCCGGTATATGCGGCGGTGACGACTGCAATGAGAACCAGCATGAGCCAGACAATATTGATAGGCGCGGGCTTTTTATCCATAGTACTAAAATATAAATTCAGCTACTTGTAAAACCGAAGTCAGGTGGCAATTATGCGTTATTCAACTACTTGACTGTAATGATTATAGAGGCGTCGAATGTTCGTTACATAGGTTACCGGTTCTCTGCCACGGCAGTACCCGTACCGGGCTTTGCTTGCATATTCGGGCTTAGAAAGGAGAAGCATCGCTTTTTCCACATTGCCGAACCATTCATCATCATTCAGATTGAGGCTTTGTGCAAGTCTGCGGGCATCGATTACATGACCATAACCGGCATTATATGATGCAAGTGCAAAATGATATCGTTCCCTGAAGGGAATCCCTTTATCGAATCTTTCAATGAGGTGCCGCATATACTTTGTGCCCCCATGGACATTGGCAGGAGGTTTGGTTATATCACCCACCCGGAGTTCTCTTGCTGTGGAAGGCATAATTTGCATAAGCCCCACAGCACCAACCCAGCTTCGGGCATCGGGATTGAATTTGGATTCCTGATATGCCTGAGCCGCAACCATACGCCAGTCAAGATCGTATCTATCACTGTATTTTTTCATTATTCTATCGAAAGGAGAGATTTTCCCATGCGTATCGGTCCGCTCGGTTGAACGGGCCTGGGCAATTCTTTCCTGGCTTTTGAAATATTTATTATAAAGAATGTTATAGTGCAAACCCCGGGGCTTGTATGATGTCGTAGTGAAAAAATCGCTAATGGCGTCACCAAGCTCCTTTGATGATTTTCTTGTTGCCCAGGCTATATTCTGAGTATCGCTTACAGGGAAAGCCACAGCAAGATTCGATAAATAAATGAGTTGCATCCCGGCAATGTAATCGTCGGAGATCGTAGCCTCATACTCGCCTTCAGCTACTTTGGCCAGAATCTCCTCGGTCTCCATGTTTTCGGGGACGAATTCGATTTTGCAGGATACGCCCGTATTTTTCTGAAAAGCCTGTATCGATCGATAGTAGGTACTGCTTTTCCGCATATAAAGAGTAGCGCCTTCTAAGCCGGAGGTGTCCTGTATCAGGGCATTGCCGGAAGAATCGGTACGGCAAACAACAACTTCTCTGGCATAGCAATGGGGAGATGCAAAGGCGACGTCCTTTTTCCGTCCCTCAGTAATAGTGATGCAGGCAGCGGCAATATCAGCTTTGCCCTCATTGACCCACGAAAGCAACTGCTTCCAGTTTGGCGAAACCAGCATCTCGAGACGCAACCTGTGTTTTTTTGCAAAGGCTTTGCACATTTCGTACTCAAAGCCAACTTCCTTGCCCCGATAAATCCAGTAAGTGGCGGCATTGTTTCTGGTTGCCACCCGTAAAACTTTCCGATTTTTTATCTCTTCCCAGTCTCCTTTAAATATCTCTGCACGATGTTTTGTAAGGGCCTGCTCGAGTATAAACGCATTAAGTTCCTCCCGAAGCTCCGGGCAGTCTTTATCGACAGCCCAGGCAATTTTTTGATAATCCGTAAGCTCCAGAAGCGAGGTTATTCCAGTTTCGTAATGAAATATGTTTTTGGCAATGTGAGAATCGCAGATTGTTAAGGGGTATTCTCCTTCCGCTACTTTATGTACAATCTCTTCGGTATGCAAATTTTCAGGAGCGAAAGTGACTTTCAGTTCGGGTATCGAATCTTTCAGACGTTGTACAGTCCGATAGTAGGATGATGATTTTCTGATAACGATCTTTTTGTCCTTGAGGTCGTCGATTGATCGTATGGATTCCGTAAGCGATTTCGGTCCTATGAGTAATTCTTTGGCCTGATTAACCGGGCGGGAAAAATCGACAATTTCTTTCCGCTTTTCCGTTGCGGTCAGCGATGCTACCGCAATATCTCCTTTGCCCGATAAGAGCCAGGGAATTATGCTGTCGTA
This portion of the Chitinivibrionales bacterium genome encodes:
- a CDS encoding AAA family ATPase yields the protein MASRSSNAFVFTDTDNGGVIHVANIKGGVGKSTVATNLASALAKKGLTLLIDLDVQGSATHAFGKDPSEFGSSSWHLFKKRYSPDGGIPPDRDTWKAKASYWVHSAESKLFSSIVGEGDITKLRVRILPGLDLIPATADLYNNVNVFRLQNFLFNLQLCRSYYKYIVIDTPSVWNFTTRSLYCHSDLNLIPVTLNALSTKSLRDYLVQVKELSAKNPNVRLRIVKNEVFGKRDSKIKGKTRTMYENRKFLDSLCEQVVIRNDSGVSMLPQAMMFDLEIPESATVRDAQDEGKPVSQFKQYSTASRAFIDLAKKVQFVLNSLEPKNRKALRAAKFRPLYQIAALLIFALIMAGNPPVANVEAPRPIAPQQLIESGQGIITHTFNEGESIYKLAKYALCRFRALVPSGREINSYIKETVDIYNKTRMPGEKKIKRYDWIAPGISMNFYPPATVDNPRQKELLPVYEFFVSLVKDDYPYITGDWCERGSGGGRPHYGIDIAGALGAEIVAPVGGTVYWYGSAAAGRTLGIVNNGTVIFFSHMHKRYFKSGDKVEKGDAIGTIGMTGRTSGPHVHIGYGIQTVGRGGARFGNRYYEVTDPKLFFYKQMFTEGRQKAG
- a CDS encoding SDR family NAD(P)-dependent oxidoreductase gives rise to the protein MDKNLSGKTALITGAGRGIGKNIALHLAREGAHVVLSARSEHQINALAAEITRSGGSARTVTTDISREPEITSLFRTLKEQSASLDIMINNAGIGLFGEIADLSTEDFDRVISTNLRGTFLCCRQAMKIMIQQTSGYIINIASVVGIKGYPNQGAYTASKHGIMGLTKTLAVEAQNHGIRVSAILPGGVDTELAGQARPELDRSLLLSPEDISHTVLFLLSLSERAAIDQIYIRRKNSTPF
- a CDS encoding spore maturation protein; this encodes MDKKPAPINIVWLMLVLIAVVTAAYTGKMEATVNAFMESAKSAVNLAIGLIGFMALWLGLMKVAEEGGLTRALARGIRPLMVRLFPHVPEDHPAMSAMIMNFAANALGMGNAATPLGIKAMQELDSLNKEKGTATNAMCLFLAINTSNIAIFPGGVIAIRSAAGASNPSAIIPSTFLATLGSTLTAIAVAKFFEWRARKKNTAVVESKKVPSEPENGPENTKAPSSLNPPGIAGKLIIYATIAAFMGAIVYRFISTESPAVFAKELYSFWLLPMLMAFFLIYGYLKGVHVYEAATEGAKDGFHTAVRIIPFLVAILVAIGMFRASGAFEFLVAVLNPVTSLIGMPAEALSVALMRPLSGSGSFGIMSSIVNQNPDSFVSLLVSTMQGSTETTFYVLAVYFGAVGIKRTRHTLPTALTADAIGVLASVGICRLLF
- a CDS encoding transporter substrate-binding domain-containing protein, with protein sequence MISVISVLFWTRVTITIMFRSICFCITAILSVLFLQCGNSGNSSSEFYYKPSPKRSLPIYKGTLEAIKKKNLLRVITPESPQSGLPREGSPLSFERDMSEYFARHLEVRILFVQPLSYDSIIPWLLSGKGDIAVASLTATEKRKEIVDFSRPVNQAKELLIGPKSLTESIRSIDDLKDKKIVIRKSSSYYRTVQRLKDSIPELKVTFAPENLHTEEIVHKVAEGEYPLTICDSHIAKNIFHYETGITSLLELTDYQKIAWAVDKDCPELREELNAFILEQALTKHRAEIFKGDWEEIKNRKVLRVATRNNAATYWIYRGKEVGFEYEMCKAFAKKHRLRLEMLVSPNWKQLLSWVNEGKADIAAACITITEGRKKDVAFASPHCYAREVVVCRTDSSGNALIQDTSGLEGATLYMRKSSTYYRSIQAFQKNTGVSCKIEFVPENMETEEILAKVAEGEYEATISDDYIAGMQLIYLSNLAVAFPVSDTQNIAWATRKSSKELGDAISDFFTTTSYKPRGLHYNILYNKYFKSQERIAQARSTERTDTHGKISPFDRIMKKYSDRYDLDWRMVAAQAYQESKFNPDARSWVGAVGLMQIMPSTARELRVGDITKPPANVHGGTKYMRHLIERFDKGIPFRERYHFALASYNAGYGHVIDARRLAQSLNLNDDEWFGNVEKAMLLLSKPEYASKARYGYCRGREPVTYVTNIRRLYNHYSQVVE